The nucleotide sequence GCTGTTGATGCTGATCTTGTCCGCGCCGGCGTTCAGCAGGCGCTGGATGTCCGACACCTGCCGTACGCCGCCGCCGACCGTCAGGGGGATGAAGACCTGCGAGGCGACTTGTTCGATGATGGGCAGGATCAGGTCGCGGCCGTCGCTGGTGGCCGTGATGTCCAGGAAGGTGAGCTCGTCGGCGCCCTGTTCGTTGTAGCGGCGCGCGATCTCGACGGGGTCGCCCGCGTCGATCAGGTTGACGAAGTTCACGCCCTTGACCACACGGCCGGCGGTGACGTCCAGGCAGGGAATGATGCGCCGCGTCAGGGCGTTGGGCCCGGCGCTGGCGCCGGGCGAGGCAATACTGTTCATGACTTGGCCAATTCGTCCGCGCGGGTCTGGGCGGCCTGGAAATTCAAGGCGCCTTCGTAGATGCTGCGGCCCAGGATGGCGCCTTCGACGCCTTCTTCTTCCACCGCGCACAGGGCCTCGATGTCCTGGATGCCCGCGATGCCGCCGGAAGCGAAGATCGGGATGCGCACATGCTTGGCCAGGCGCACCGTCGCGTCGACGTTGACGCCGGACAGCATGCCGTCGCGGCCGATGTCCGTGTAGATGATGGCCTCGCAGCCGTAGTCCTCGAACTTGCTGGCAAGGTCGAGCACGTCGTGGCGGGTGAGCTTGCTCCATCCGTCGGTGGCGACCTTGCCGTCGCGGGCGTCCAGGCCGACGATGATGCTGCCCGGGAAGGCGCCGCAGGCGTCGTGAAGAAAGCCCGGGTTCTTGACCGCGGCGGTGCCGATGATCACGTAGGAGATGCCGTTGTCGAGATAGCGCTCGATGGTGTCCAGGTCGCGGATACCGCCGCCGATCTGGACCGGGATTTCGTCGCCGACGGCGTCCACGATGGCGCGGATGCTGGCCTCGTTGCGCGGCTTGCCGGCGACGGCGCCGTTCAGGTCGACCAGGTGCAGACGCCGCGCGCCTTGTTCGAGCCAGTGCGTGGCCATGGCGACTGGGTCTTCGGAGAACACCGTTGCATCGTCCAGGTCACCCTGGCGCAGGCGGACGCAACGCCCGTCTTTGAGGTCGATGGCGGGGATCAGAAGCATAGTGAATAAGGCGCGTTGGAAAGTCGGTTTACTGGAAACGGATGGGGGGCCGGCGCGATGGAGCCGTCGCGTCGGCGGATATCAGGGGCGCCAGTCTACAAAGTTCCTGTACAGGCGCAGGCCATGCTCGGCGCTTTTCTCTGGGTGGAACTGCACCGCGAAAATGTTAGCCGCCGCCACCGCGCAGGTAAAGGAACCGCCGTAATCGGTTTCCCCAACGGTCAGGGCGGGGTCCGCCGGCACGGCGTAATAACTATGCACGAAGTAGAAATGGGTGCCGTCCGGAATGCCGGCCCAGATAGGATGAGAGCGCGTTTGCCGCACTTTGTTCCAGCCCATGTGCGGGACCTTCAGGCGCTCGCCGGGCGGTGCCGCGGTGGCCGGGTCTTCGTAGGCGCCGATGGGCGAGGCGTACTGCGGGCCGCTGAACCGGTGCACGACGCCGGGGAAAATGCCCAGGCAGATGGTCGGGCCTTCTTCGCTGGTGTCGAACAGCATTTGTTCGCCCACGCATACGCCCAGCAGCGGTTTACTGCGCGCCGCGCGTACGACGGCTTCGCGCAGGCCGGATTCGTTGAGCGTGCGCATGCAATCGGCCATGGCGCCCTGTCCCGGAAACACGACCCGGTCCGCGGCGTCGATATCCGCCACGGTGTTGGAAATGCGGATATCGGCGTCCGGGGCGGCGGCGGCCAGGGCACGTGCCACGGAGTGGAAGTTGCCCATGCCGTAGTCGACGATAGCGATGGAAGTCACGAGATTTCTGCCTGCGTGTTCGTAAGAAGGATGGGCCGCGCCGGGCTATCGGACGGCGAGCCGGCGAGGCCGCCCTGGATCGCGCCGCGTCAGGCCGGGCCGCCCCTGACCGTATTCGGCCGCGCCGCGGCCAGCCGCGCGGGAGGCGTGCAGGCCGGTCACAGCACGCCCTTGGTGGAGGGCACCACGCCCTGGTTGCGCGGATCGCGCTCCATCGCCATGCGCAGCGCGCGGCCACAGGCCTTGAACACGGTTTCGCACTGGTGGTGGGCGTTCCTGCCGCACAGATTGTCGATGTGCAGGGTGATCAGCGCATGGTTGACCAGGCCCTGGAAGAATTCGCGTGTCAGGTCGACGTCGAAGTCGCCGATGCGCGCGCGCGTGAAGGGCACATTGAATTCCAGGCCCGGACGGCCGGAGAAGTCGACCACGACGCGCGAGAGCGCTTCGTCCAGCGGGACATAGGCGTGGCCGTAGCGCATGATGCCTTTCTTGTCGCCGATCGCCGCGGCAATGGCCTGTCCCAGCGTGATGCCGACGTCTTCCACGGTGTGGTGCGCATCGATATGCAGATCGCCCTCGGCCTTGATGTCCAGGTCGATCAGGCCGTGGCGGGCGATCTGGTCCAGCATATGGTCCAGAAACGGAACGCCGGTGTCGATGGTCTGGCGCCCGGTGCCATCCAGGTTGACCGCCACGCGGATGCGGGTTTCGTTCGTGTTGCGGGTAATGTCTGCGGTACGCATGGTGGTGGTCTGTTGCGTCGGCGGTTTCCGGTAGGGCGGTAAGGTCCGGCGCGGTTGGTATGGATGCTTTCGAAAGGGACGGCGTCAGGCAAGGATGTCGCGCAGGGCCGCGATCAACGCGGCATGTTCATCGGGGGTGCCCAGCGATATGCGCAGGCAATCGGCCAGTGCCGCTTCGCCGCCGGGGAAATTGCGCACCCGTATTTTGCGCGTTTTCAGGGCCTGATGCACGGCGTTGCCGCCCATCTTGCCGGAAAAGCGGGCAAGAAGGAAGTTGGCGGACGAAGGATACACGGTCACGCCGGGCAAGGCCGCCAGGTCGCGGGCCAGATCGTCCCGCGAGGCCCGCAGGCGGCGGGCCTGCTCATCCAATACGTCCTTGTGCCGCAGCACGGCCAGCATGACGGCTTCGGTCAGCACGTCCACATTGTAGGGCGGCCGCAGTTTGTCGATCTCGGCGATCCAGGCAGGCGCGCCCGCCAGGTAGCCGAAGCGCAGGCCGGCCAGGCCGATCTTGGAGAGCGTGCGCAGGACCACGGCGTTTTCCAGCGTGGCCGCGCGCGGCATCCAGGTGCCGTCGGCGAAGGGCTGGTAGGCCTCGTCGATCACGACCAGCCCGGGCGCGGCGGCCAGGACGGCTTCGATGGCCTCGTCGGGCCAGCGCCCGCCCGTGGGGTTGTTGGGCACCGCCAGGAAGACGACCTTGGGACGATGCGTGCGGATCGCGGCCAGCATGGCCGGCAGGTCGAACCCGAAGTCGGGCGTCAGCGGAACGCCGATGAAGCGGGCATGGTGGAAGCGCGCCGACAGGTCGAACATGACGAAGGACGGCACCGGCGAAAGCACGACGTCGCCCGGGGCGCAGCAGGCCTGGATGACCAGGCTGATCAGTTCGTCCGAACCGTTGCCGAACAGTAGCGCCGCGGCATCCGGCACGCCGAAAGCGGCCCGCACCGCGGTCTCCAGGGCGTCGTGGCGGGCAGCCGGATAGCGATTCAGCGGCGTGGCGCGAGCCGCCGCCGCGATGGCTTCGCGCACCTGGTCCGGCAGGCCGTAGGGATTTTCCATCGCATCCAGCTTGATGCCGTCGTCCGCATGGCCCACGGCGTAGGCGGACAGCGCCCGGATATCGGGCCGGACGGTGGCGGCGACGCGCCGGGCCACGGACGCGGCGGCCGCGGCATCCATGGGGCGCGCGGCATCGGGGCGCGGGTCCGCCCGCCCGCCGGCGGGCTCGGCGGCATTCATGCCTTGTCGAGCCGGTATTCGGCGCTGGCGGCGTGGGCCTGCAGCCCTTCGCCATAGGCCAGATCGGCGGCGATGCGGCCCAGCGCCTGGGCGCCCTGTCGCGAAACCTGGATCAGGCTGGAGCGCTTCTGGAAATCGTAGACCCCCAGCGGCGACGAGAAGCGCGCGGTGCGCGAGGTGGGCAGCACGTGGTTGGGGCCGGCGCAGTAGTCGCCCAGCGATTCGGACGCATAGGGCCCCATGAAGATGGCGCCCGCGTGGCGGATGCGCTCCACCCAGCGTTCGGGCGACTCCGTGGAGATTTCCAGGTGTTCGGGGGCGATGTCGTTGGCGATGTCGCAGGCTTCTTCCAGGTCGCGCACCAGGATGAGCGCGCCGCGCTTGCCCAGGCTTTCGCGCAGGATATCGGCGCGCGGCATGCCCGGCAGCTGGCGGTCGATGGAGGCCGCGACTTCGTCCACGTAGGCGGCATCCGGGCACAGCAGGATGGCCTGCGCCAGTTCGTCGTGTTCCGCCTGGGAAAACAGGTCCATGGCGATCCAGTCGGCGGGCGTGCGGCCGTCGCAGATGATAAGGATCTCGCTGGGACCGGCGATCATGTCGATGCCCACCGTGCCGAAGACGCGACGCTTGGCGGCGGCGACATAGGCGTTGCCCGGGCCGACGATTTTGTCCACGGCCGGGATGGTCGCCGTGCCGTAGGCCAGCGCGCCGACGGCCTGCGCCCCGCCGACGGCGAAGGCGCGATCCACGCCCGCGATGGCCGCCGCGGCCAGCACCATGGGATTGCGCACGCCGTCCGGGGTGGGCGTGACCATGATGAGCTCCGGCACGTCCGCCACCTTGGCGGGTATCGCGTTCATCAGCACCGATGACGGGTAGGCGGCCTTGCCGCCCGGCACATACAGGCCCACGCGATCCAGCGGCGTGATTTTCTGGCCCAGCATCGTGCCGTCGGGCTCGGTATACGTCCAGGTCTGTCCGCGCTGTTTTTCGTGGTAGGCGCGCACGCGGCGCGCGGCGGCCTCCAGCCCCTGGCGCTGCGCGGCCGGCAAGGACGCCAGCGCGGCGTCCCAGCTGTCGCGCGGGATTTCCAGCGCTTGCACGGTATCGGCCTGCACGCGGTCGAAGCGGCGGGTGTATTCCAGCAGCGCGGCATCGCCCCGATGTCGCACGTCCGCCAGGATATCGGCCGCGGCGCGGTCGATGGATTCATCCTGCGCGGCCTCGAAGGCCAGCAGGGAAGACAGGGCGGAAGCGAAGCCGGGATCGCGGGAGTCGAGGCGATTGATGGTGGTCATGGCGTACCCCTTCGGGGCGTAATGGCCGCGCATCCCGGCGGAACGGGCGCGCGGCTGTGTGCGGATTTCAAGCGCCTATCATGCCACACGGGCGGCGCTGGCCCGGTCGAAGGCGTCCAGCAGCGGCTGCAGGCGCGCGCCGCGCGTCTTCAGCGCTGCCTGGTTGACGATCAGCCGCGAGGAGATCGGCATGATGTCTTCCACGGCCACCAGGTTGTTGGCGCGCAGCGTGCCGCCGGAGGAGACCAGGTCCACGATGGCGTCGGCCAGGCCGACCAGCGGGGCCAGCTCCATGGAGCCGTACAGCTTGATCAGGTCCACGTACACGCCCTTGGCGGCGAAATGCTCGCGGGCCGCCTGCACGTATTTGGTGGCCACGCGCAGGCGCGCGCCCTGGCGCACGGCGGTCTGGTAGTCGAAACCGGCCGGCACGGCGACGCACAGCCGGCACTTGGCGATGTTCAGGTCGATGGGCTGGTACAGCCCGCCAGGATGCGCGGCGGCATGTTCCAGCAGCACGTCCTTGCCGGCGATGCCCAGGTCGGCCGCGCCGTACTGCACATAGGTGGGGACGTCGGAAGCCCGCACGATGATCAGGCGCAGGCCCGGATCGCTGGTGGGGATGATCAGCTTGCGCGAGTGTTCGGGATTTTCCGCGACCTCGATGCCGGCTTCCGCCAGCAGGGGCAGGGTTTCCTCGAAGATGCGGCCCTTGGACAGCGCCAGCGTGAGCGGCGCGGGGTCGGCGGGCGATCGGGTATCTGCTTGATTCATGGCGGCGTCCTTATGCCGGGGCGCGTTCGGATACGCGTTCGATGCGCGCCCCCAGCGCGCGCAGCTTGCGCTCCATCTGCTGGTAGCCGCGGTCCAGGTGGTAGATGCGGTCGACCAGGGTTTCGCCGTCCGCGACCAGCCCGCCGATGACCAGGCTGGCCGAGGCCCGCAGGTCGGTGGCCATGACGGCGGCGCCGGACAGGCGCGGCACGCCGCGGACCACGGCGGTGTGGCCGTCGATATCGATGTCGGCGCCCATGCGTATGAGTTCCTGCACGTGCATGTAGCGGTTTTCGAAGATGTTCTCGACGATGACGCCGGTGCCTTCGGCCACGGCGTCCAGCGCCATGAACTGCGCCTGCATATCGGTGGGAAAGCCCGGATATTCGTGCGTGCGCACGCCGACCGCGCGGGGCCGTCCGGCCATGCGCGCGCGGATCCAGTCATCCCCGGTTTCCAGCGCCAGGCCGGCTTCGGCCAGTTTGTCCAGGGTGGCGCCCATGTGGGCCGCCTGCGTGGCGCGCAGCGTGATATCGCCGCCCGCCGCGGCGACCGCGCACAGGAAGGTGCCGGCCTCGATGCGGTCCGGAATGACGCGGTGCGAGGCCCCGTGCAGGCGCTCCACGCCGTCGATGACGATGCGGTCGGTGCCATGGCCCTGGATGCGCGCGCCCATCTTGATGAGCAGTTCGGCCAGGTCGACGACTTCCGGTTCGCGGGCGGCGTTTTCCAGCACGGTGCGGCCCTCGGCCAGCGTGGCGGCCATCAACAGGTTTTCCGTGCCGGTCACCGTGACCATGTCGGTGCGGATGGACGCGCCCTTCAGCCGCCTGGCCCGCGCGATGACGAAGCCGTGCTCGAGCTTGATGTCGGCGCCCAGCGCCGCCAGTCCCTTGATGTGCTGGTCCACCGGACGCTGGCCGATGGAGCAGCCGCCCGGGAGGCTGACGCGCGCCTCGCCGAATCGCGCCAGCAGCGGTCCCAGCACCAGGATGGAGGCGCGCATGGTCTTGACCAGTTCATAGGGCGCTTCCAGGTTGTCGACCTGGTCGGCCCGGATGTCGACCTGGCCGTCGGGCTGGCGTTCGGCGCGCGCGCCGACGCGGCCCAGCAGGCGCAGCATGGTGGAGATATCGTTCAGGTCGGGAACGTTCCGCAGCGCCAGCGTATCGGCCGTCAGCAGGCCCGCGCACAGGATGGGCAGCGCGGCGTTCTTCGCGCCGGAGACGACGACTTCGCCATGCAGCGGCAAGCCGCCGGTGATGCGCAGCTTGTCCATTACCGACCCGCCTTGTATTCGTCCGGCGTCAGGGTGCGCATGGACAGGGCGTGGATCTCGGCCTTCATGCGGTCGCCCAGCGCGGCGTAGACCAGCTGGTGCCGGGCGATGGGGCGCTTGCCCTCGAAGGCGCTGCTGACGATGACGGCGTCGAAATGGGACCCGTCGCCCTGCACATCGATATGTTCACAGGGCAGTCCGTCGGCGATGTATTGGCGGACCTGCTCGGGCGTCGGCAACATGTTCGTCAGTTCCTCAATTTGTAGCCGCTGGCCAGCAGTCTCAAGGCATAGGCGGCCAGCGCCAGGAAAACACAGCTGACCACCGCCAGGCTGCGCCAGGGCGAGACATCGGAAACCGAGAAGAAGCCGTAGCGGAAGCCGTCGATGGTATAGAAGATGGGATTCCAATGCGACACGCCCTGCCAGAAGGCCGGCAGGGTGTGGATGGAATAGAACACGCCGGACAGGAAGGTCGCGGGCATGATCAGGAAGTTCTGGAAAGCGGCCAGCTGGTCGAATTTCTCGGAGAACAGGCCGGCGACGATGCCCAGGCTGCCCATGATGCCGCAGGCCAGTATGCCGAAGATCAGCACCCACAGCGGATGGGCCGGCGTCAGCGGTATGAAGAACAGCGCCACGATCCACACGCACAGCCCCACGGCGATGCCGCGCGCGATGGCCGCGATGACGTACGCGAAATAGATATCCCGATGCGACAGCGGCGGCAGCAGGATGAACACCAGGTTGCCCGTGATGCGGCTCTGGATGAGCGACGACGAGGGATTCGCGAAGCCGTTCTGCAGCATGCTCATCATCATCAGCCCGGGAATCAGGAAGGATGTGTAGGGCACGGTGCCGTAGACCTGCACGCGGTCCTGCAGTACCTGTGCGAAGACCAGCAGGTAAAGCAGGGCGGTGATGACCGGCGCGGCGATGGTCTGGAAGCTGACCTTCCAGAAGCGCATGAGCTCCTTGCGCAGCAGCGTGGGAAAACCCGAGCCGGCGGGCTGGACCGCGTCCAGCATGGGTGTGCGGGCGGCGTCGAGCGGTGCGTTCACGAGACGACCTCCGTCAGCTGCGTATCGTCCTCGCGGTGCATGATGCGCACGAAAGCGTCTTCCAGGTCCACGCCGCCCACGCGCGCCAGCAGCGCCTGCGTGGTGTCCAGCGCCACGATGCGCCCGCCCTTGAGCATGGCGATGCGGCCGCACAGGGCTTCGGCTTCTTCCAGGTAATGGGTGGTCAGCATGATGGTGTGGCCGGCCTTGTTCAGGCGCGAGATGAATTCCCACAAGGTGCGGCGCAGGTCCACGTCCACGCCCGCCGTGGGCTCGTCCAGCACGATGACCGGCGGGCGATGGACCAGCGCCTGCGCGACCAGCACGCGCCGCTTCATGCCGCCCGACAGCGCGCGCATATTGGCGTCGGCCTTGTCGGACAGGCCCAGGTTGGACAGGATTTCGTCTATCCAGTCATCGTTGTTGCGCAGGCCGAAATAGCCCGACTGGATGCGCAGCGTCTCGCGGACCGTGAAAAAAGGGTCGTAGACCAGTTCCTGCGGCACCACGCCCAGTGCGCGGCGCGCCAGGCGGTAGTCCCCCTGCACGTCGTGTCCACAGACGCTGGCGCTGCCCGCATTGGGCTTGACCAGCCCGGCCAGGACGGAGATCAGGGTGGTCTTGCCCGCGCCGTTGGGCCCCAGCAGTCCGAAGAATTCGCCAGGCTGGATGTCCAGGCTGACGTTCTTGAGCGCCTGGAACCCCGGCGCGGAGGGGCGGCCTAGCCACTTCTTCCAGGCGGGCTGGCGCGGGGCATAGGTTTTGGAGACGTTCTCGAGACGGACGGCGGACATGATGCGGGGACACAGCCCGGAAAGAGCCAATACGCCATTATAAGACGACGCCCGGGTTTTCCCGGGCATGGCCTTGGGCCGCGCAGGGTTGCCCCGCGCGGCCGGCGTGCCCTTTTACTGGGCGTTGCGCTGGTTCAGCGCCTTGATCAGGCCGTCGATGCCGTTTTGATTGATCTCTTGCGCGAACTGGTTGCGGTAGTTCTGGATCAGCCAGATACCTTCGACATTCAGGTCGTAGATCTTCCAGCCGGCGGCGGTCTGCTCCAGTCGGTAGTCCACGCCCACCGACTGGCCGTTGGACTGGTTGATCGTGCTGCGGACCACGGCATCGTTGCCGTCCACGTTGGATCCCGTCACTTTGATATTGGTGCCGTTGTCCACGCGGGTCAGCGCGCCGCTGTAGGTGCGCACCAGCGTGCCCTTGAAGGCGTCGGCCAGGGCCGTGCGCTGTTCGGGCGTGGCCTGCCGCCAATACCGGCCGGCGGCCAGGCGGGTGGTCTTTTCGAAGTCCACATAGGGCAGGATGTATTGGTTGACGACTTCGTTGACCCGGCGCAAGTCGCCATTCCTGACGCCGCCGTCGGTCTTGAGCACTTGCAGGGCCTGGTCGGCGGTTTGCTGGACGAGCTTGTCCGGCGAGTCCTTGGGATTGGGCGCGGCATGGGCCGACCACGCCAGGGCCAGGCCCAACAGCGCGCTCATGCCAAGACGTTGCAACAGGGAAAGGGGGTAGAACCGCATGCTTGCTCCTTCTGAATTCCTGGTAAGGAAGGCCGGGGCAGGCCCCGGGGCCTGCCGGGCGGGAAATCCCGCCCCCTTCCGCGGCGGGCTGGGTTACTGGCGCGCCGGCGCTTTCGATCCGGCGGGCGCGCTGCCAGCGCCCGCACCGCCTATGCCCGGGCCCGCAGGGGCCGCCGGGCTGGCACCCGCACCAGTAGCGCCGGTGGCGCCACCGGCGCCGGCCGGCTTGCCGCTGGCGGCACCGTTGCCGTTTTCATCGCTGTCGTCGTCGTAGTCCGGCAGGTTGCTGGCGTCGCCCGCCTTGCGCCCCAGGACCATCGCGGCGCGCCGCTGCAGATACGCGTCGCGCACGAAGCTGTACGGATCCAGGGCCACGCGGTCCACCGTGTCGGTGGCGTCCAGCAGGCTGGCGCGGCGGTCCACCACCCACAGGCCGTACAGCGAGTTGCGCACGGGCACGTTTTCGATGGCGCCGACGCTGGTCCACTGGTTGCCGACGAAGTCGCCCGCCAGGCCGGCGGTGTCGCGTATGGTGCTGGAGCCCCAGAAAGGCAGCACCAGGTAGGGGCCCTGGCCGACGCCCCAGACGCCCAGCGTGGTGCCGAAGTCGTTGGGGATGCGGTTCGCGCCATTGGCGGTGGCCACGTCGAAGCAGCCGCCCACGCCCATGGTGGTATTGAACAGGAAGCGGCCGAAGGTATTGATGGCATCGACGCCACGGCCTTGCAGCATGCTGTTCGCCGCCGCCCAGATGTCGGCGACGTTATTGAAAATGTTGTGGATGCAGCTTTGCACCGGCTGCGGCGTGACCTTCGTGTAGCCGACGGCGATCGGCCGCAGCACGGCGCGGTCGACCTTGTCGTTGAACGTGTAGACGCCGCGATTGAAACCTTCCCAGGGATCGCGCGGATCCGGGTTCTGCACGGTGGCGCAGCCGGCCAGCCCGGCGCCCGCGGCCGCGATGGCGAAAATTCGAGTCAGGGTGTTCTTTTTCATTGGGTCGTGTTTCTTGGGTGACAGCCTGTCGGCCGATCGGGCTCGCTGCAAGCCGCGCCTGCCCTCTTCCCCTGGGCGCGTGCCGGGCGATCTCGTCGGTATAAGGATAATGCCCTCAGTGCGTTTGCGGCGCCGGCGCGGCGCCGGCCGGAGCCGATCCCTGCTTTTCCGCCGTGCCGTAAAGGAACTGGCTGATCAGGTTCTCCAGGACGACGGCGCTTTGGGTATACCGGATTTTGTCGCCGTTCGCAAAGTTGTCTTCGTCGCCGCCGGCCGTCAGGCCGATGTATTGCTCGCCCAGCAGGCCGGCCGTCAGGATGGCCGCCGACGAATCCTTGGGAAACTGGAAGTCGGCGTCCATGCTGAGGGTGACGACGGCCTGGAAGCTCTTGTCGTCGAAGCGGATGCGGCTGACGCGGCCGACGACGACGCCCGCGCTCTTGACCGCGGCGCGTTCCTTCAGGCCGCCGATGTTGTCGAACTGCGCGGTCAGGTCATAGGTGGGGGCGAAGGAAAAGGCGCTGAGATTGCCGGCGCGCAAGGCCAGGAATACCAGGGCCGCGGCGCCGAGCAGCACGAACAGGCCTACCCAGAAATCGGTTTTTTGACGTGACATGAAGAATCCGTATCAGTTGCCAAACATCAGAGCGGTCAGCAGGAAATCCAGCGCCAGCACCGCCAGGGAGCCGACGACGACGGTGCGGGTGGTGGCGCGGGCCACGCCTTCGGGCGTGGGGCGGGCCTGCCAGCCCTCGTACAGCGCGACGAGGGTGACGCCGATGCCGAAGACGAGGCTTTTCAAAACGCCGTTGGCGACGTCGTCCCAGACGTCCACGCCGCTTTGCATCTGCGACCAGAACGCGCCGGAATCCACGCCGATAAGGACCACGCCCACCAGCCAGCCGCCCATGATTCCCACCATGGAGAAGACCGCGGCCAGAATGGGCATGGCGATGATGCCCCCCCACAAGCGCGGCACCAGCACGCGCCGCATGGGGTCGACGGCCATGACTTCCATGGCCGCCAGTTGCTCGCCCGCCTTCATCAGGCCGATCTCGGCCGTCAGGGACGTGCCGGCGCGGCCGGCGAACAGCAACGCCGTGACGACGGGCCCGAGCTCCCGCACCAGCGATAGGGCCACCAGCAGGCCCAGCGATTCCTCGGAGCCATAGCGGCGCAGGGTGTAGTAGCCCTGCAACCCCAGGACAAAGCCGACGAACATGCCCGATACGGCGATGATAATCAGCGAATAGTTGCCGATGAAGTGCACCTGCTGGGACACCAGCCGCGGGCGGCGCAGCGCCGTGCCGCTTTTGGCCAGCAGGGCGAAGAAAAAGCGCGTGAAATAGCCGATGCCGCCGATGGTATCGATGACCCAGCCGCCCAGGCGGCCGATCGGGCCCACGGAACTGGAGCTGGAATCGCTCATGGCCTGCGTCCTTGTTGTTGGGCGAGCCAGCGGTCGAAAGCCGGCGTATCGGGATAATGGAAGGCCACCGGACCGTCCGGTTCGCCGCCCAGGAACTGGCGCACATAAGGGTCCGCCGAGGCCGACAGCGTGTCGGGGCTGCCCGACGCCACCAGCCGGCCCTGCCCCACCAGGTAGACCTGGTCGGCGATGGCGAACGATTCCTGCACGTCGTGCGTGATGAGCACGGAGGCGCACTTCAGGCGGTCGGACAGGTCGCGGATGAGCCGCGCCGTGATGCCCATGGAGATAGGATCCAGCCCGGCGAAGGGCTCGTCGTACAGGATCAGTTCCGGCTCCAGGACCACCGCCCGCGCCAGCGCCACCCGCCGCGCCATGCCGCCGGAGATCTCGGATACCTTCAGGTGCGCGGCGGCCCGCAGCCCCACGGCGTGCAGCTTGTCCAGCACGCGGTCGAGGATCTCGGGCTCTGTGTAGCGGGTGTGCTCGCGCAGCGGGAAGGCGACGTTCTCGAAGACGTCCAGGTCGGTGAACAGGGCGCCTTGCTGGAAGAGTACGCCCATGCGCTTGCGCAGCGCTTCGAGCCCGGCCGGCGATACCTGGCCCATGTCCTGGCCGAATACCCGCACAGTGCCCGCGCGGGCGCGCAGCTGGCCGGTGGCCGCGCGCAGCATGGTGGTCTTGCCGGACCCCGATCCACCCATGACCGCGACGACCTGGCCGGGGGCCACCGTCATGGAAATGCCGCGCAACACCGTGAAGTCCCCGTATCCCAGGGAAACGTCGGTGAACTGCAGGGCGGGAACGGTACGGGCGTCTGAGTCAGTCGGCATACGGTCGGGGGTCGGGCGGGGACGGTCCGTCCCCGCGGCCCCGCATTGTAGCTCGACGGTAATCGCGTTTTCCCTGAACCGTAACAGCCGGGGGAACGATCAACGCAAGGCCAGGAAAAAGGCGAGCGCGCCGCCGCCCAGCAGCAGGAAGGGGCTGATGCGGGTGCGCAACAGCAGCACGGTGGAGGCGATGGCCACGGCCCAGGCCCACGCCCCGCCCTCGGCGGCCCGCAGGATGGTGCACGAGGCGGCCAGGATCATGCCGGCGGCGACCGGCGCCAGGCCGGCTTCGATGGCGCGGATCCACAGGCGGCCGTTGTAGCGCTGCCAGACGCGAGCCAGCGCGT is from Bordetella bronchialis and encodes:
- a CDS encoding BolA family protein; this encodes MLPTPEQVRQYIADGLPCEHIDVQGDGSHFDAVIVSSAFEGKRPIARHQLVYAALGDRMKAEIHALSMRTLTPDEYKAGR
- a CDS encoding ABC transporter permease, whose product is MLDAVQPAGSGFPTLLRKELMRFWKVSFQTIAAPVITALLYLLVFAQVLQDRVQVYGTVPYTSFLIPGLMMMSMLQNGFANPSSSLIQSRITGNLVFILLPPLSHRDIYFAYVIAAIARGIAVGLCVWIVALFFIPLTPAHPLWVLIFGILACGIMGSLGIVAGLFSEKFDQLAAFQNFLIMPATFLSGVFYSIHTLPAFWQGVSHWNPIFYTIDGFRYGFFSVSDVSPWRSLAVVSCVFLALAAYALRLLASGYKLRN
- a CDS encoding ABC transporter ATP-binding protein, with translation MSAVRLENVSKTYAPRQPAWKKWLGRPSAPGFQALKNVSLDIQPGEFFGLLGPNGAGKTTLISVLAGLVKPNAGSASVCGHDVQGDYRLARRALGVVPQELVYDPFFTVRETLRIQSGYFGLRNNDDWIDEILSNLGLSDKADANMRALSGGMKRRVLVAQALVHRPPVIVLDEPTAGVDVDLRRTLWEFISRLNKAGHTIMLTTHYLEEAEALCGRIAMLKGGRIVALDTTQALLARVGGVDLEDAFVRIMHREDDTQLTEVVS
- a CDS encoding MlaC/ttg2D family ABC transporter substrate-binding protein; this translates as MRFYPLSLLQRLGMSALLGLALAWSAHAAPNPKDSPDKLVQQTADQALQVLKTDGGVRNGDLRRVNEVVNQYILPYVDFEKTTRLAAGRYWRQATPEQRTALADAFKGTLVRTYSGALTRVDNGTNIKVTGSNVDGNDAVVRSTINQSNGQSVGVDYRLEQTAAGWKIYDLNVEGIWLIQNYRNQFAQEINQNGIDGLIKALNQRNAQ
- a CDS encoding VacJ family lipoprotein, whose product is MKKNTLTRIFAIAAAGAGLAGCATVQNPDPRDPWEGFNRGVYTFNDKVDRAVLRPIAVGYTKVTPQPVQSCIHNIFNNVADIWAAANSMLQGRGVDAINTFGRFLFNTTMGVGGCFDVATANGANRIPNDFGTTLGVWGVGQGPYLVLPFWGSSTIRDTAGLAGDFVGNQWTSVGAIENVPVRNSLYGLWVVDRRASLLDATDTVDRVALDPYSFVRDAYLQRRAAMVLGRKAGDASNLPDYDDDSDENGNGAASGKPAGAGGATGATGAGASPAAPAGPGIGGAGAGSAPAGSKAPARQ
- the mlaD gene encoding outer membrane lipid asymmetry maintenance protein MlaD, which codes for MSRQKTDFWVGLFVLLGAAALVFLALRAGNLSAFSFAPTYDLTAQFDNIGGLKERAAVKSAGVVVGRVSRIRFDDKSFQAVVTLSMDADFQFPKDSSAAILTAGLLGEQYIGLTAGGDEDNFANGDKIRYTQSAVVLENLISQFLYGTAEKQGSAPAGAAPAPQTH
- the mlaE gene encoding lipid asymmetry maintenance ABC transporter permease subunit MlaE produces the protein MSDSSSSSVGPIGRLGGWVIDTIGGIGYFTRFFFALLAKSGTALRRPRLVSQQVHFIGNYSLIIIAVSGMFVGFVLGLQGYYTLRRYGSEESLGLLVALSLVRELGPVVTALLFAGRAGTSLTAEIGLMKAGEQLAAMEVMAVDPMRRVLVPRLWGGIIAMPILAAVFSMVGIMGGWLVGVVLIGVDSGAFWSQMQSGVDVWDDVANGVLKSLVFGIGVTLVALYEGWQARPTPEGVARATTRTVVVGSLAVLALDFLLTALMFGN
- a CDS encoding ABC transporter ATP-binding protein; translation: MPTDSDARTVPALQFTDVSLGYGDFTVLRGISMTVAPGQVVAVMGGSGSGKTTMLRAATGQLRARAGTVRVFGQDMGQVSPAGLEALRKRMGVLFQQGALFTDLDVFENVAFPLREHTRYTEPEILDRVLDKLHAVGLRAAAHLKVSEISGGMARRVALARAVVLEPELILYDEPFAGLDPISMGITARLIRDLSDRLKCASVLITHDVQESFAIADQVYLVGQGRLVASGSPDTLSASADPYVRQFLGGEPDGPVAFHYPDTPAFDRWLAQQQGRRP